A DNA window from Allokutzneria albata contains the following coding sequences:
- a CDS encoding HAD family hydrolase — MPTKLPDKIAACLFDMDGVLTSTAELHRKAWKQVFDEFLAVHEGPSFRPFSEQDYLDYVDGRPRRDGVRAFLASRGITLPEGSPADPHDLATVHAVGNRKNDLIDKILTGEGVSPYPGSVRFVKAAHEAGLALGVVTSSANGERVLAATGLAPLISVRVDGVVIEREQLRGKPAPDSFLAAARELGVHPGATAVFEDALSGVAAGRAGEFGLVVGVDRAGQAEALRQHGADIVVDDLGELL, encoded by the coding sequence ATGCCGACGAAGTTGCCGGACAAGATCGCCGCGTGCCTGTTCGACATGGACGGCGTGCTGACCAGCACCGCGGAACTGCACCGCAAGGCGTGGAAACAGGTCTTCGACGAGTTCCTCGCCGTGCACGAGGGCCCCTCCTTCCGGCCGTTCAGCGAGCAGGACTACCTCGACTACGTCGACGGCAGGCCGCGGCGCGACGGGGTGCGCGCGTTCCTGGCCTCGCGCGGGATCACGCTGCCGGAGGGCAGCCCGGCCGATCCGCACGACCTGGCCACCGTGCACGCGGTCGGCAACCGCAAGAACGACCTGATCGACAAGATCCTCACCGGGGAGGGGGTCAGCCCCTATCCCGGCTCCGTGCGGTTCGTGAAAGCGGCTCACGAAGCCGGTCTGGCGCTCGGCGTGGTGACCTCCTCGGCCAACGGGGAGCGCGTGCTCGCCGCGACCGGGCTCGCGCCGCTGATCAGCGTGCGGGTCGACGGTGTGGTGATCGAGCGGGAACAGCTCAGGGGCAAGCCCGCCCCGGACTCGTTCCTGGCCGCCGCGCGCGAGCTCGGCGTGCACCCCGGCGCCACCGCGGTGTTCGAGGACGCGCTCTCCGGTGTCGCGGCGGGGCGGGCCGGGGAGTTCGGCTTGGTGGTCGGCGTGGACCGCGCCGGGCAGGCCGAGGCGCTGCGCCAGCACGGCGCCGACATCGTGGTGGACGACCTGGGAGAGCTGCTGTGA